A genomic stretch from Mycobacterium malmoense includes:
- the pks2 gene encoding sulfolipid-1 biosynthesis phthioceranic/hydroxyphthioceranic acid synthase, with protein MACRLPGGINSPDLFWEALLRGDDLVKEIPADRWDVDYYYDPEPGVPGRSVCKWGAFLDNVGDFDPEFFGITEKEATAMDPQHRLLMETAWEAMEHAGLTKDTIAGETGVFVGLNYGDYQFVHAATDAFDGPYGNPGTISCMASGRIAYALGLHGPAATVDTACSSGLFAIHQACRSLSDGESNLAFAGGVNVMMEPRRSASASAGGMLSGTGHCHAFDVKADGFVSGEGCVVLLLKRLADAQRDGDRVLAVVRGTAANQDGHTMNIAMPSGEAQATVYRAALTAAGVDAGTVGMVEAHGTGTPVGDPIEYASLADVYGIDNPCVLGASKTNFGHTQAAAGALGLMKAVLAVQHGVVPKNLHFETLPDEMARIDTGLFVPQEITPWPLNGGQPRRAAVSAYGISGTNVHAIVEQAPAPLSPNGAATRPGRDGAMLFPLSSSSVDGLRDTAGRLADWVDAHAADLATPDLAYTLARRRGHRSVRTAVLASSNAGLAEALREVANGDALHQEVVGQEERGPVWVFSGQGSQWAAMGADLLANEPAFAAAIAEIEPLIATESGFSVTEVLTAPEKVTGIDRVQPTLFAVQVALAATMKSYGVRPGAVIGHSMGESAAAVVAGALSLEDGARVICRRSRLMTKIAGAGAMASVELPAQQVLSELMARGISDAVVAVVASPQSTVIGGATETVRELVAAWEQRDVLAREVAVDVASHSPQVDPILDELYDVLAEVEPLTPEVPYYSATSFDPREEPYCDANYWVDNLRHTVRFSAAVQAALEDGYRVFAELSPHPLLTHAVDQTARSLDMTVAALAAMRREQSLPHGLRGLLGDLYATGAAVDFSVMFPGGHLVDAPLPTWSHRTLLLSRDGHSSRALRSSVAVHPLMGQHVRLPEEPERHVWQAEIGTATLPWLADHQVHGTATLPGAAYCEMALAAARTVFGEASGVRDVRFEQMLLLDDETQISLTATAEVPGALTFVVETNEDGVQARRASAVLHEVQDAGVEDRPATHDIEALLAAHPSRLEGGDLRDAMDLCGIQYGPAFTGLAAAHTAEGTGTTVLAEVGLPSVIRTQQSSYGVHPALLDACFQSVAAHPSVANASYGGLLLPLGVCELRVYGPVHTARYCYSRVTAATGGAVDADLDILDKHGTVLLAVRGLQMGTGASPTSERARVMAERLLAVEWQQRQLPEVATAETGAWLLISTSDAADLVATALTDAMKLHEAECSTLSWPHHADHRALAERLRGRIEKGGFTGVVVLTEPKNGNPDDESAVRGGNYVRHAVRISRELAEIPGQSPRLYVVTRNAQKVLSEDRPDLDQGGLRGLLRVIGAEHPHLHTTHIDVDEQTGAEQVVRQLLLAGPEEDETAWRNDEWYTARLCPAPLRPDERQSTIAVHENDGMRMQIRTPGDLQTMEFVAFDRVPPGPGQIEVAVTASSINFADVLLAFGRYQSLDGILPQLGTDFAGVVTAVGPDVTNHKVGDHVGGMSPNGCWATFVTCDARLATPLPSGLTDAQAAAVTTAHATAWYGLNDLARIKAGDKVLIHSGTGGVGQAAIAIARAAGAEIYATAGSSQRRQLLRDMGIEHVYDSRSIEFADQIRRDTDGYGVDIVLNSVTGAAQLAGLKLLALGGRFVEIGKRDIYGDTKLGLFPFRRNLAFWGVDLGLMSVSHPQQVSELLSTVYRLTAEGVLPMPESTHYPLAEAATAIRVMSAAEHTGKLILDIPQAGRSSVVLPPEQAPVFRRDGSYIITGGLGGLGLFLAEKMAAAGAGRIVLSSRSQPTLKALETIELVRSIGSDVVVECGDIAQADTAERLVATASATGLPLRGVLHAAAVVEDATLTNITDELIDRDWAPKVYGAWNLHQATAGQPLDWFCSFSSAAALLGSPGQGAYAAANSWLDAFTHWRRAQGLPAVAIAWGAWSEIGRGAGFAEGSGAAITPDEGAYAFEELLRHDRAYTGYSPLIGTPWITSFAERSKFVEMFKSVGGKRSGSSKLRAELAELPLDEWPTRLRRLLSEQIGLILRRNIDVDHPLSEYGLDSLGNLELRTHIEAQTGVRITSADITTVRGLADHLYDKLAPKEDATA; from the coding sequence ATGGCGTGCCGGCTGCCGGGGGGCATCAACTCCCCTGACCTCTTTTGGGAAGCGTTGCTGCGGGGCGACGACCTTGTCAAGGAAATTCCCGCCGACCGCTGGGATGTCGACTATTACTACGACCCCGAGCCGGGTGTGCCGGGCCGGTCGGTCTGCAAGTGGGGGGCGTTCCTGGACAACGTCGGCGACTTCGACCCCGAGTTCTTCGGCATCACGGAAAAAGAAGCGACGGCGATGGACCCCCAGCACCGGTTGCTGATGGAAACCGCCTGGGAGGCCATGGAACACGCCGGTCTCACCAAGGACACCATCGCCGGGGAAACGGGCGTTTTCGTCGGATTGAACTACGGCGACTACCAATTCGTGCACGCCGCCACCGACGCCTTCGACGGACCGTACGGCAACCCCGGCACCATCTCCTGCATGGCGTCCGGGCGGATCGCATACGCGCTCGGGCTCCACGGTCCCGCCGCCACGGTGGACACCGCATGCTCTTCTGGCTTGTTCGCGATCCACCAGGCCTGCCGCAGCCTGAGCGACGGAGAGAGCAACCTGGCGTTTGCCGGCGGGGTCAACGTAATGATGGAACCGCGCAGGTCCGCCTCGGCGTCGGCGGGGGGCATGCTGTCCGGGACCGGGCACTGCCATGCGTTCGACGTCAAAGCTGACGGCTTCGTGTCCGGCGAGGGTTGCGTGGTGCTGTTGCTCAAGCGCCTGGCGGATGCCCAGCGGGATGGCGACCGGGTTCTGGCAGTCGTGCGCGGCACGGCCGCCAACCAGGACGGCCACACCATGAACATCGCGATGCCGTCGGGTGAGGCGCAGGCCACGGTCTACCGCGCGGCGCTTACCGCGGCGGGCGTGGACGCCGGCACCGTCGGCATGGTCGAGGCGCACGGCACCGGGACCCCCGTCGGCGATCCGATCGAATATGCCAGCCTTGCCGACGTATACGGCATCGACAACCCCTGCGTGCTCGGGGCCTCGAAGACCAATTTCGGGCACACCCAGGCGGCCGCCGGCGCCCTCGGGCTGATGAAAGCGGTGCTCGCCGTCCAGCACGGTGTGGTTCCCAAGAACCTGCACTTCGAAACCCTGCCCGACGAGATGGCCCGGATTGACACCGGACTCTTTGTGCCGCAAGAAATTACGCCGTGGCCGCTGAACGGCGGGCAACCGCGACGCGCGGCGGTGTCGGCATATGGAATATCCGGTACGAATGTCCACGCCATCGTCGAGCAGGCCCCCGCGCCCCTTTCACCCAACGGCGCCGCAACCAGGCCGGGCCGCGACGGGGCGATGCTGTTCCCGCTGTCGTCCTCGTCGGTCGACGGGCTGCGGGACACCGCCGGCCGGCTCGCCGACTGGGTCGACGCACATGCGGCGGACTTGGCGACGCCGGACCTGGCCTACACCCTCGCTCGCCGGCGCGGGCACCGATCGGTGCGCACCGCCGTGTTGGCCAGCAGCAACGCAGGGCTGGCCGAGGCGCTGCGGGAGGTCGCCAACGGTGACGCACTTCACCAGGAAGTGGTGGGTCAGGAGGAACGCGGTCCGGTTTGGGTGTTCTCCGGACAGGGTTCGCAGTGGGCTGCGATGGGCGCGGACCTGCTGGCCAACGAACCGGCGTTCGCCGCGGCCATCGCCGAGATCGAGCCGCTGATCGCCACCGAATCGGGCTTCTCGGTGACCGAGGTGCTGACCGCACCCGAGAAGGTGACCGGCATCGACCGGGTGCAGCCGACGCTGTTCGCCGTGCAGGTCGCGCTGGCGGCCACGATGAAGTCCTACGGGGTCCGTCCCGGCGCGGTCATCGGCCATTCGATGGGCGAGTCCGCGGCGGCTGTCGTCGCCGGAGCGCTGTCGCTCGAAGACGGGGCGCGGGTCATCTGCCGCCGCTCGCGACTGATGACCAAGATCGCCGGCGCCGGCGCGATGGCGTCGGTGGAACTGCCTGCCCAGCAAGTGCTTTCGGAGCTGATGGCTCGCGGCATCAGCGACGCTGTGGTCGCGGTGGTGGCCTCTCCGCAATCCACCGTGATCGGTGGTGCCACCGAGACGGTCCGCGAGCTGGTAGCGGCGTGGGAGCAGCGCGACGTGCTGGCCCGCGAGGTGGCCGTCGACGTGGCGTCGCACTCGCCGCAGGTTGACCCGATCCTCGACGAGCTTTACGACGTTCTGGCGGAGGTCGAACCGTTGACCCCGGAGGTGCCGTACTACTCGGCCACCTCGTTCGACCCGCGCGAGGAGCCGTACTGCGACGCCAACTACTGGGTGGACAACCTGCGCCACACGGTGCGGTTCTCGGCGGCGGTGCAGGCGGCGCTGGAGGATGGCTATCGCGTCTTCGCGGAGTTGTCACCGCACCCGCTGCTGACCCACGCCGTCGACCAGACCGCCCGCAGTCTCGACATGACCGTGGCGGCGCTGGCCGCGATGCGGCGCGAGCAGTCGCTGCCGCACGGGCTGCGCGGCCTGCTGGGAGACCTGTACGCCACGGGTGCCGCGGTCGATTTCTCCGTCATGTTCCCTGGTGGGCACCTGGTGGACGCTCCGCTGCCGACCTGGAGTCACCGGACATTGCTGTTGAGCCGCGACGGTCACAGCTCCCGCGCGCTGCGTTCCAGCGTCGCGGTTCATCCGCTGATGGGCCAGCACGTGCGCCTGCCCGAGGAGCCCGAACGCCACGTGTGGCAGGCAGAGATCGGCACCGCGACGTTGCCCTGGCTGGCCGATCACCAGGTTCACGGAACGGCCACGCTGCCGGGTGCCGCCTACTGCGAGATGGCGCTGGCCGCGGCCCGCACCGTCTTCGGCGAGGCGTCCGGGGTCCGCGACGTCCGCTTCGAGCAGATGCTGCTTCTCGATGACGAAACCCAAATCAGCCTTACCGCAACCGCGGAGGTGCCCGGCGCACTCACATTCGTGGTGGAGACCAACGAGGACGGCGTGCAGGCACGGCGCGCGTCCGCGGTGTTGCACGAGGTCCAGGACGCGGGGGTCGAGGACCGGCCCGCCACACACGACATCGAGGCCCTGCTGGCCGCGCACCCGAGCCGCCTGGAGGGCGGCGACCTGCGGGACGCCATGGATTTGTGCGGCATCCAATACGGCCCCGCCTTCACCGGCCTGGCCGCCGCCCACACCGCCGAGGGAACCGGCACCACGGTGCTGGCCGAGGTCGGGCTGCCCAGCGTGATCCGGACGCAGCAATCCAGTTACGGCGTACATCCGGCATTGCTCGATGCCTGCTTCCAGTCCGTAGCGGCCCACCCGAGCGTCGCCAACGCCAGCTACGGCGGTCTGCTGTTGCCGCTGGGCGTTTGCGAGCTGCGGGTCTACGGACCGGTCCACACGGCCCGCTACTGCTATTCGCGGGTGACCGCGGCGACCGGCGGAGCCGTCGATGCCGACCTCGACATCCTGGACAAGCACGGCACCGTCCTGCTGGCCGTGCGTGGCCTGCAGATGGGCACCGGCGCCTCACCGACCAGCGAGCGGGCTCGTGTGATGGCCGAACGGTTGCTGGCCGTCGAATGGCAGCAACGGCAGCTGCCCGAGGTGGCCACCGCCGAGACCGGAGCATGGCTGCTGATCAGCACCTCCGACGCCGCCGACCTGGTGGCGACGGCGCTCACCGACGCGATGAAGCTCCACGAGGCGGAATGCAGCACCCTGTCCTGGCCTCACCACGCCGACCATCGGGCACTTGCCGAGCGGCTGCGCGGTCGGATTGAAAAAGGCGGGTTCACCGGTGTTGTCGTGCTCACCGAGCCGAAGAACGGCAACCCGGACGACGAAAGTGCGGTGCGCGGCGGCAATTACGTCCGCCACGCGGTTCGCATCAGCCGCGAATTGGCGGAAATCCCGGGCCAGTCGCCCCGGCTGTACGTCGTCACCAGAAACGCCCAGAAGGTGCTGTCCGAGGACCGTCCCGACCTCGATCAGGGCGGACTCCGCGGCCTGCTCCGGGTGATCGGTGCCGAGCACCCGCACCTGCACACCACCCACATCGACGTTGACGAGCAGACAGGCGCCGAGCAGGTGGTGCGGCAGCTGTTGCTGGCCGGGCCGGAAGAAGACGAGACCGCCTGGCGCAATGACGAGTGGTACACCGCGCGCCTGTGCCCGGCCCCGCTGCGCCCCGACGAGCGGCAATCCACCATCGCGGTCCACGAAAACGACGGAATGCGCATGCAGATCCGGACGCCGGGCGACCTGCAGACCATGGAGTTCGTCGCGTTTGACCGGGTTCCGCCGGGTCCCGGACAGATCGAAGTCGCGGTCACCGCGTCGAGCATCAACTTTGCCGATGTCCTGCTCGCGTTCGGCCGGTACCAGAGCCTCGACGGGATCCTGCCCCAGCTGGGCACCGATTTCGCGGGCGTGGTGACGGCCGTCGGGCCCGACGTCACCAACCACAAGGTCGGCGATCACGTCGGGGGTATGTCACCCAACGGCTGCTGGGCCACGTTCGTCACCTGCGACGCACGCCTGGCCACGCCGCTGCCATCGGGCCTGACCGACGCCCAGGCCGCGGCGGTGACCACCGCGCACGCCACCGCCTGGTATGGCCTGAACGATCTGGCCCGCATCAAGGCCGGCGACAAGGTGCTGATCCACTCCGGAACCGGCGGCGTCGGGCAGGCCGCGATCGCCATCGCCCGGGCGGCGGGGGCCGAGATCTACGCCACCGCTGGCAGCTCACAGCGTCGACAGCTGTTGCGGGACATGGGAATTGAGCATGTCTACGATTCGCGCAGCATCGAATTCGCCGACCAGATCCGCCGCGACACTGACGGCTATGGCGTCGACATCGTGCTCAACTCCGTGACCGGCGCCGCGCAACTCGCCGGGCTCAAGCTGTTGGCGCTGGGCGGCAGGTTCGTCGAGATCGGCAAGCGTGACATCTACGGGGACACCAAGCTCGGCCTCTTCCCGTTCCGTCGCAACCTCGCGTTCTGGGGCGTCGACTTGGGTTTGATGTCGGTCAGCCATCCCCAGCAGGTCAGCGAGTTGCTGAGCACGGTGTACCGGTTGACCGCCGAGGGTGTGCTGCCGATGCCGGAGAGCACGCACTACCCACTTGCGGAGGCGGCCACGGCGATTCGGGTGATGAGCGCGGCCGAACACACCGGCAAGCTCATCCTCGACATCCCGCAGGCCGGACGCAGCAGCGTGGTGCTTCCGCCCGAGCAGGCGCCGGTCTTCCGGCGCGACGGCTCCTACATCATCACCGGCGGTCTGGGCGGCCTGGGGCTGTTCCTCGCCGAGAAGATGGCCGCCGCCGGCGCGGGCCGGATCGTGCTCAGCTCCCGTTCCCAGCCCACGCTAAAGGCTTTGGAGACAATCGAACTCGTCCGTTCGATCGGATCCGACGTGGTGGTGGAGTGCGGCGATATCGCCCAGGCCGACACCGCGGAGCGGTTGGTGGCAACGGCGAGCGCCACCGGGCTCCCGTTGCGTGGTGTGCTGCACGCGGCCGCGGTGGTCGAGGACGCCACCCTGACCAACATCACCGACGAGCTGATCGATCGCGACTGGGCGCCCAAGGTGTACGGCGCGTGGAATCTGCACCAGGCCACCGCCGGTCAGCCGCTGGATTGGTTCTGCTCGTTCTCCTCGGCGGCCGCGTTGCTGGGCTCGCCGGGTCAGGGCGCCTACGCGGCGGCCAACAGCTGGCTGGACGCCTTCACCCACTGGCGGCGCGCGCAGGGCTTGCCGGCCGTCGCGATCGCCTGGGGAGCCTGGAGTGAGATCGGCCGCGGCGCAGGCTTCGCGGAAGGCTCCGGGGCGGCGATCACTCCCGACGAGGGCGCCTACGCGTTCGAGGAGCTGCTGCGCCACGACCGCGCGTACACGGGCTACAGCCCGCTCATCGGGACACCGTGGATAACGTCGTTCGCGGAACGAAGCAAGTTCGTTGAAATGTTCAAGTCCGTGGGGGGAAAGCGTTCGGGCTCAAGCAAATTGCGCGCCGAACTGGCCGAGCTGCCTCTCGACGAGTGGCCCACTCGGCTGCGACGCCTGTTGTCGGAGCAGATCGGTCTAATCCTGCGTCGCAACATCGACGTGGACCATCCGCTGTCCGAATACGGCCTCGACTCGCTGGGCAATCTCGAATTGCGCACGCACATCGAAGCCCAAACAGGGGTACGCATCACCTCTGCCGACATCACCACCGTACGGGGTTTGGCGGATCACCTTTACGACAAGTTGGCGCCGAAAGAGGACGCCACTGCGTAA
- a CDS encoding carboxymuconolactone decarboxylase family protein translates to MTKARVPKLPVDEAKAAADEAAVPDYMAELNIFQVLLNHPQLARAINDLLATMLWHGALDQRLRELVIMRIGWLTACDYEWTQHWRVASRLGVTADDLLGVRDWRAYDGFGPTERAVLAATDDVVRDGAVSAGSWAACEHELECDTTVLIELVTAIGAWRMVASILQSLRVPLEDGVSSWPPDGRSP, encoded by the coding sequence ATGACGAAAGCCCGGGTGCCCAAACTGCCGGTCGACGAGGCCAAAGCCGCCGCCGACGAAGCCGCCGTGCCCGACTACATGGCCGAACTCAACATCTTCCAAGTGTTGCTGAACCATCCGCAACTGGCGCGCGCCATCAATGACCTGCTCGCCACCATGCTGTGGCACGGCGCCCTCGACCAGAGGTTGCGCGAGCTGGTGATCATGCGGATCGGCTGGCTCACCGCGTGCGACTACGAGTGGACACAACACTGGCGCGTCGCGTCGAGACTGGGCGTGACGGCCGACGATCTGCTCGGCGTGCGTGATTGGCGGGCATACGACGGGTTCGGACCCACCGAGCGGGCGGTGCTGGCCGCCACCGACGACGTGGTGCGCGATGGCGCGGTAAGCGCCGGGAGTTGGGCCGCCTGCGAGCACGAATTAGAATGTGATACAACGGTTCTCATCGAACTCGTCACCGCCATCGGCGCATGGCGAATGGTCGCGTCGATCCTGCAGAGCCTCAGGGTCCCGTTGGAAGACGGTGTATCCAGCTGGCCGCCGGACGGCCGGTCGCCTTAG
- a CDS encoding nitronate monooxygenase produces MRTRVAELLGVEFPICAFSHCRDVVAAVTNAGGFGILGAVAHSPKRLESELTWIEEQTGGKPYGVDLLLPPKYVGAERGGIDAEQARELLPEEHRAFLDDLLSRYGIAAPADEPRASFGGLNISPKGYEPLLDVAFGHNIRLIASALGPPPADLVARAHDHDVLVAALAGTTQHARRHAAAGVDLIVAQGTEAGGHTGEVATMVLVPEVVDAVSPTPVLAAGGIARGRQVAAALALGAEGVWCGSVWLTTEEAETAPVVKEKFLAASSSDTVRSRSMTGKPARMLRTAWTDEWDRPDTPDPLGMPLQTALITDSQVRINQAAGHQGAKARELATYFVGQVVGSLDRVRPTRSVVLDMVEEFIDTIGRLEGLVDK; encoded by the coding sequence ATGCGAACCAGGGTCGCCGAACTGCTCGGCGTTGAATTCCCAATCTGCGCGTTCAGCCACTGCCGCGACGTGGTGGCTGCCGTGACCAACGCGGGCGGGTTCGGAATCCTCGGTGCCGTCGCGCACAGCCCCAAACGGCTGGAAAGCGAGCTGACCTGGATCGAGGAGCAGACCGGTGGCAAACCCTATGGGGTCGATCTGTTGTTGCCGCCCAAGTACGTCGGCGCCGAGCGGGGAGGGATCGACGCCGAGCAGGCCCGGGAATTGCTGCCCGAGGAGCACCGCGCCTTCTTGGACGATTTGCTGAGCCGTTACGGCATCGCGGCGCCCGCCGACGAGCCCCGCGCGTCGTTCGGCGGCCTCAACATCTCGCCCAAGGGCTACGAGCCGCTGCTCGACGTGGCCTTTGGCCACAACATTCGGCTGATCGCCAGCGCGCTCGGGCCGCCCCCGGCCGACCTCGTCGCGCGGGCCCACGACCACGACGTGCTGGTGGCCGCGCTGGCCGGCACCACGCAACACGCGCGGCGGCACGCGGCCGCCGGTGTCGACCTGATCGTCGCCCAGGGCACCGAGGCCGGCGGCCACACCGGCGAGGTGGCCACCATGGTGTTGGTCCCCGAGGTCGTAGATGCCGTCTCGCCGACGCCCGTGCTGGCCGCGGGCGGGATCGCCCGCGGCCGCCAGGTGGCCGCGGCCCTGGCCCTGGGTGCCGAGGGCGTGTGGTGCGGATCGGTGTGGCTGACCACCGAAGAGGCGGAGACGGCCCCCGTGGTCAAGGAGAAGTTTTTGGCCGCCAGCTCCTCGGACACGGTGCGGTCGCGGTCGATGACCGGTAAGCCGGCGCGGATGCTGCGCACGGCCTGGACCGACGAGTGGGACCGGCCGGACACCCCCGACCCCCTCGGCATGCCGCTGCAGACCGCGCTGATCACCGACTCGCAGGTGCGCATCAACCAGGCGGCCGGCCACCAGGGCGCCAAGGCTCGCGAGCTGGCGACCTACTTCGTCGGTCAAGTGGTCGGCTCACTCGACCGGGTGCGCCCTACGCGCTCGGTGGTGCTCGACATGGTCGAGGAGTTCATCGACACCATCGGGCGGCTCGAGGGCCTGGTCGATAAGTGA
- a CDS encoding Rv1535 family protein, with translation MTAVLYDEVVAVAPAPKLTVVRDAAPTQAPAPKKATARVEGRTIVISDPLVDGAAHLLSIAVRHVYAALWRVGLLEVRA, from the coding sequence ATGACCGCAGTTTTGTACGACGAAGTGGTGGCCGTAGCGCCCGCCCCCAAGCTCACGGTGGTGCGCGATGCAGCCCCGACTCAGGCCCCCGCGCCCAAGAAGGCGACGGCTCGCGTCGAGGGTCGGACCATCGTCATCAGCGACCCGCTGGTGGATGGCGCCGCTCATCTGCTGAGCATCGCCGTGCGTCACGTGTACGCGGCGCTGTGGCGGGTTGGTCTGCTCGAAGTCCGGGCTTAG